The sequence below is a genomic window from Tubulanus polymorphus chromosome 1, tnTubPoly1.2, whole genome shotgun sequence.
GGAACGTGGTAAATAATATTCTACGAGATTTTCCGCAGCAGGAGTCAATCGCTCAAAATTCGGTTGTAAATGCCCCAGTTACAGTTGAAATTGCGTAGGCTTAATTTTGTCTACAACTTAAACCAACTTCCAAACAATTGACCCCTGCAAAAATTGAATAGGCCTATTGCTTTTGTAATGCGAATCTGTGTTGTATTTTTTTAGGCATATTCCACCGAAATCTCTCGTGCCAAATCTCGCTAAAGATCGTTTAGCTCACGAGAAATCGCTCAGTTCGGGTCATCCGATTGTATTATATTTCCATGGTAACACTGGTACGAGAGGAGGGGTTTTTCGATTACGCTTATATCGACAATTAGCTGCTCAAGACTTTCATGTGATAACATTTGATTACTCGGGTAAATGATAATTATTGATGACAAAATGGCTGAAAAATTCTGACTATTCTTTCTTGACATTTGACTGTAAATGATTAACGGTAATTGTTGTAGGTTTCGGTGATTCGCCCGGGCAACCAACTGAACAGGGGATGGTCGAAGATGGTAAATTGATGCTCAGATGGTTGAAAAAATTCTCGAAATCTTCCTCTATCTATATCTGGGGTCATTCACTGGGATGTGGGTGAGTTTTAATCAGGGGGTCATTCACTGGGATGTAGGTGAGTTTTATATGTTGGGGTCATTCACTGGGATGTGGGTGAGTTTTATATGTTGGGGTCATTCACTTGGTTGTGGGTGAGTTTTAATGTGGGGGTCATTCACTGGGATGTGGGTGAGTTTTAATGTGGGGGTCATTCACTGGGATGTGGGTGAGTTTTATATGTTGGGGTCATTCACTTGGTTGTGGGTGAGTTTTAATCAGGGGGTCATTCACTGGGATGTAGGTGAGTTTTATATGTTGGGGTCATTCACTGGGATGTGGGTGAGTTTTATATGTTGGGGTCATTCACTTGGTTGTGGGTGAGTTTTAATGTGGGGGTCATTCACTGGGATGTGGGTGAGTTTTAATGTGGGGGTCATTCACTGGGATGTGGGTGAGTTTTAATGTGGGGGTCACGAGTTTCACGATGTAGTTAGttgttttgtctttttttgtTCACAGTGTTGCTACACGAATGATGAAAGAACTCAGTGAAGAACAACCGAGTTAGTTTCAATTTTACTCAATAAACATCATTTCACTTTTCATCAGTTCTATTCTAATTCACGTGTTATTAATGATTTGTAGATGATTTACCGAATGCATTGATTCTCGAAGCTCCGTTTAACAATGTAAGAGATGCTGCTATTGGTTATCCGTTATCTAAAGTAAGTTCTTAAATTCCAAAgctcagtttcacaaaaaagtttttaaCTTTTGAATAGATTTCTAATGTGTTCATTTAATCTTGAATCGATTGAGGAATTAATCTGTTTAAGTGAAGCTGGGCCGCGTACTCTGGGATTGACCTCGAGATAAATgatgttctgatgttttgtAGTTATGGTTGTATTATCCCTTCTTTGAGAAATTGTTCATCGATCCGATATTTGAATATGGattgaagtttgaaaatgataagAAGTAAGTATCTCTTCGATCGTTTTGTTTATGAACctttcattcagatttatgACTCTTTTCTCCTAATTCTACCAatgtttatatgtattttcagTGTGGTAAAAGTGAAGGTTCCTGTATTGATAATGCATGCTGTTGATGATGCTGTCATTCCTTATGATCTCGGTGGTAAAAAGGTTAGATACGTAATAATTCATACCCTTAAACCTCTGTCTGAGTCAATAGAATTTAATTCACggtttaagaattgtgttcagccagaaatgattttacttaaGACCGAGTCTACTTAAGGTTGTATTATTTTTCAGCTTTATGACGCTGTATTAAAGAACCGTCCATCAGACTTTCCATTAGTTGAATTCCGGACATTTGATGAGAAAGATTGTAGATGTGGTCATTATATGTTTAGATCTGACAATACAATGCCGGTGATCAGGTATTTACGCTTACAATTACAATCAGTAGTACAGACCGTTGTAACGCTGCCATCCCTATCCATCCAGATACTCCTCACTTGATGCAAACATTCTTCTTACATCAAATATGCCAAATGTTACAAAAATTCTACCTTCCTTACACCAAATTTGTACACCATATATTTTTTGG
It includes:
- the LOC141913783 gene encoding lysophosphatidylserine lipase ABHD12-like, with product MMETGRKIKKMDEKLKNGSKHKNGISLKNSTATDKKAKPKPFWKSIYLDYFTPFPAQFLTSNAHGLNVCATFIRRILFILYVIVPVTVWLNPWIMKEIVFLRLIHYPFLLNFDDMDYFKLDAALNFRVNEKEVSLGTWHIPPKSLVPNLAKDRLAHEKSLSSGHPIVLYFHGNTGTRGGVFRLRLYRQLAAQDFHVITFDYSGFGDSPGQPTEQGMVEDGKLMLRWLKKFSKSSSIYIWGHSLGCGVATRMMKELSEEQPNDLPNALILEAPFNNVRDAAIGYPLSKLWLYYPFFEKLFIDPIFEYGLKFENDKNVVKVKVPVLIMHAVDDAVIPYDLGGKKLYDAVLKNRPSDFPLVEFRTFDEKDCRCGHYMFRSDNTMPVIRDFMKRVEAVNV